In Bosea sp. PAMC 26642, the DNA window CGGCGGGAAGAACACGATGGTGGTGGCGATGGCGATGCCCATGCCCACCATGCCGTAGAAATTGCCCTGGCGCGACGTCGTCGGATGCGACAGCCCGCGCAGGGCCATGATGAACAGGACGCCGGAGACGACGTACAGCAGGGCGGAGAGATTGGCGGCCATCGGCGCTCAGCCCTTCTTCTTGTACATGGACAGCATCCGCTCGGTGACGAGAAAGCCGCCGAAGATGTTGACCGAGGCGAGCACGAGCGCCACGAAACCGAAGATTTTCGCCCAGATCGGTCCGTCGCCGAGTGCGGGCGCCGCCTGGACGCCGACCGCCAGGAGCGCGCCGACGACGATGACCGAGGAGATCGCATTGGTGACCGACATCAGCGGCGTGTGCAGCGCCGGCGTCACGGACCAGACGACGTAATAGCCGACGAAGACGGCGAGCACGAAGATCGCGAGCCGGAAGACCGTCGGATCGACGCCGGTCGCGGCTCCTGCCGCATGGGCAGCCTGCTCGGCGTATTTCTCGGCGAGTTCGGCCGCCTGCCTGGCGAGCGCCGCGGCGGAGCGGGCCTGTTCCACCGCCAGTTCGGGTGTCGGATTGGCCATGTTAAACGCTCCCCTCGACGGCAGGCGCGGATTCGACAGGTGCGGGCTTGGGCACGAAATTCGGATGGACCACCGCGCCGTCTTTGGTCAGGGCGGTCGCCTTCACCAGTTCGTCGTCCCAGTTCACCGCGAGCTTCTTTTCGGCCTTGTCGATCAGCGTCTCGACGAAGGCGAACAGGTTCTTGGCGTAGAGCTGCGACGAGGTCGCCGGCAGGCGGCCGGGCACGTTGAGATGGCCGACGATCTTGACGCCGTTGGGCGTCACGAAGACCTCACCCGGCTTGGCGAGTTCGCAATTGCCGCCACGCTCGACCGCGAGATCGACGATCACCGAGCCCGCCTTCATGCTCTCGACCATCGCAGCCGAGATCAGCTTCGGAGCCGGACGACCGGGGATCAGCGCGGTGGTGATGACGATGTCCTGCTTGGCGATGTGGCTGGCCGTCAGTTCCGCCTGCTTCGCCTGATACTCTTTCGACATTTCCTTGGCGTAGCCGCCCGATGTCTGCGCCTGCTTGAACTCGTCGTCCTCGACGGCGAGGAACTTCGCGCCCAGCGATTCGACCTGCTCCTTGGTGGCGGGGCGCACATCGGTCGCGGTCACGATCGCGCCGTTGCGGCGCGCGGTCGCGATGGCCTGCAGGCCGGCGACGCCGACGCCCATGATGAAGATGCGCGCAGCCGGCACCGTGCCCGCCGCGGTCATCATCATCGGCAGGGCGCGACCATATTCGGCTGCACCGTCGATCACGGCGCGATAGCCCGCGAGATTGGCCTGCGAAGACAGCACGTCCATCACCTGGGCGCGAGTGATCCGCGGCATGAACTCCATCGCGAAAGCCGCGACATTGGCCTTGGCCAGCGCGGCCACCGCCGGCTCGCTGCCATAGGGATCCATGATGCCGAACACGAGCGCGCCCGCCGGCAGGCCGGCGATCTCGCTCTCACCGGGGCGGCGGACCTTCAGGACGATGGCGGCGCCGGCCAGCGCCTCAGTCGCGCTTTTCGCGATCGTGGCACCGGCGGCCTCGTAATCCGCGTCGTTGATGCCGGAGGCAACGCCTGCCCCCGTCTCGACGACGACCTCGGCCCCGAGGCCGATGAACTTGCGGACGGTTTCCGGCGTCGCGGCGACGCGGGTCTCCGCCCCTTGCGTTTCGGCTGGCACGGCTATGCGCATGGCGGGGCGGGGCCTCTCAGGCTGGACGTGGAGACGAAGGCTTCAGAGCAGGACGAGAGCGAGCATCATCAAGACGAACGGAACCGCCGGAGCTTTCCAGCCGATCGACTTCGACGCAAGCCCGACGCCGGCCGTGATCAGGGTCAACAGCGTACCGATGAGCGCCACGCCCCAGGCGTGCTTGGTGCCGCCGACCGCGAGCACCGCGACGATAGCAAGGCAGGCCACGGTGCCGACTTCGGCGAAGTGGATGAAGCCCTGATAGGTGCGCTCGTGCTCGGCGTAGTCCATCTGCGGAATGTCGCCGGCGTGGTGTCCGTGGTCGGCCATGAAGAATATCCTGGATACGTTTGGGTCTCATGCCCTGTAGCGCACCCTTGGCGGGTCGGCAACGGAGTGGAAGACCGCCCGCGACCGGCAACTGCCGCAACGCGAGCCGCGGGGACGCTATGTCACGCCGCCCTGCCTGTAAATCGGCCTAGGCGGCAAAATTCTTCCGTTTATTCCGGCCGCGACAGACCATTCTTCTCCAGCAGGGCCTGCTGCCGGCTCGCCACGGCCGCAGTTTCGAAGTGCTCGATCTCGGTTTCGAACAACCGGTGGAAGTTCAGCTCGGCATCCAGATGCAGGAAGACGCCCCCTAATCCGATCGCGGCCCGGTCCATGAAGACGAACTCGCGCGGCACCTTGACGGGCCCACGTTTCTTCAGGGCCTGGTGCACCTCGAAGGCCTGCCTGCGGCCGTATTCCGCCGGGCTGACCCCTTCGGCGATACGCCTGACACGGTCCTCCAGCAGCGGCCCGTAGATGAACTTGGCCCAGATGTTCAGCGTATCGACCAGCTCCCTGGTCAGGCCCTTGAAGCCCCAGGTCTCGTAGGCATGGACGACGCGCGCCTCGTCGCCCTCCAGAATGCCACGATAGAGATCGACCACGCCGCCGACGAAGCTCGGCGGGAAGATCCGGATGCAGCCATAATCTAGCAGGTTGATGCCCTGCGGCGCGCCGTCCTCCGAGAACACCGTGTAGTTGCCCAGATGCGGGTCGCCATGGATCACGCCGTGATGGCTGAAGGGCCGCCACCAGGCCTTGAACATCGCCGTCGAGATGCGGTCGCGGGTCTCCTGCGCATCCTGCTTGTGGTCGAGGATGCGGTCGCCCTCGAGCCAGTGCATGGTCAGCAGGCGCCTGGTCGACAGCGACGCCTCCAGCGCCGGTACGCGTACCTCAGGCGTGTCTCTCAGGATATCCTGATACAGCGCGACATGCTTCGCCTCGCGGACGTAATCCAGCTCCTCGCGCACCCGCGCGCCGATCTCTTTGGCGATCTCGCTGGTGTCGATCACCGGGTCCATGCGCCGGTGCAGCGCAAACAGGATTTCGAGCTGCGAGATGTCGGCCTCGACGGCCGATTCCATATCCGGATATTGCAGCTTGCAGGCGAGTGCGACGCCCTCCGTCGTGGTCGCGCGATGCACCTGCCCGAGCGAGGCCGCAGCCGCCGGCTTCAGGTCGAACTCGCCGAAGCGCTCGCGCCAGTTCGCCCCGAGTTCGGCCATCATCCGTCGCTTGACAAAGGCAGCCCCCATCGGCGGCGCCTGCGACTGCAGCTTCTGCAGCTCCTCGGCATATTCGGGCGGCACCACGTCGGGGATGGTGGCGACGAGCTGCGCCACCTTCATGATCGGGCCCTTCAGGCCCCCCAGCGCCTTGGCCAGCGCCTCGGCATTGGAGGCGTTGCGCCCCTCGATGCCGAACAGTCGCGCCCCCGCGATCCGCGCCGCGACCCCGCCGACATTGGCCCCGACACGCGCATAGCGCGCCGCACGGGCGGAAAAGCGATTGGCTTCGGCGTCGTGGTCGGACATGGGGCGCTCAGGTTTAGGGCCGAGATTTCGACAGCATGTAGGCCGGACTTGCGTCGTTGCCAGTGCAGCCTATCGCCTCACCCGCGCGCCGCCAGATCAGCCCTCACCTCAGCCACACTCGTCCGCCTCGATGCCGTCCGCGACGATATCGGGAATCGTGAACGGGATTCCCGGCTGGCGCTCTATGCCCCAAGGGCCGTTGATCGCGGCCTCGATCCAGATGGGGGTGGTCACGCAGGCTCAGTCCTTGGGCCAGTTGTCGCGGATCCAGCGGGTGAGCCCATCCTCGTCGACCTCGCCGGCCGCGAGCGCGAGGATGGCGGCGGCAATGGCCTCGTTGGTGACAGCAAGCGCGACGCCGTTCAAACCAAGGAAGGTAACCATGGCCAGAAGCGCAACGCGCTTGTTGCCGTCGATGAAGGGATGATTGCGGGCGATACCGAAAGCATAGCTCGCTGCCAGCGCCGCAAGATCGGTTTCGCCATAGGCATGGCGGTTGATCGGTCGCGCCAGGGCCGATTCGAGCAAGCCGATATCGCGCACCCCGTCAGGCCCGCCAAACTGCGCAAGTTGCTCGGTATGGATGTCGATCACGGCCTTCGTCAGAAGCCAGGTCGGCTCGCTCACTTGGCCAGCTCACGCAAAGCGCCAGCATACTGCTTCATCGCTTCCCGAGCGATCGCCATCGTGCGTGCATGAAGATCCTCATGCGGCACGAGCTTCACCTCGCGGTCCGGCTGCCGGACGACGGTGAACCTGTCGCCCTCCGTCAGATCGAGACGCGCCAGCAATTCCTTGGGAAGGATGAATCCAACCGAGTTCCCGATCTTGCGAAGCTGCACGACATCGGAAACGGGTTCGCCTTCCGGCGACGCTACAGTCTCGCTCATGGCAGAATCCTCTGGCCGTTATACGAACAGTATAACGCGAACGGAGGCCCAATGTCATCCTTATGCCCTGCCGGCAGGAACGAGCCCCTTCTTACTCGCCGCCCCTGAGCCATCCGTCTCGCCATTGCCGCAGACCTGCCGTGAGCAAAAACGCCGGCCGACGATATTGTCAGCAGCGCCCGATCGCGCGCCTAATTGCGGCAACCAGAAAACGGGATGGAGACGATGGGCCTTTACTTCGAGGATTTCGATCCGGAACAGAGCATCGTCACGCGCGGCCGCACCGTCGGCGAAGGCGACATCACGCTGTTTTCCGGACTGTCGGGCGATTTCAACCCGCTCCATGTCGATGCCGAATACTGCGCCGGCACGCAATTCGGCGAGCGCATCGCCCATGGTCCGCTGACTCTGGCGATGGCGATCGGCCTGATATCGCAGCAGAATCTGATCGATGCCACAACCATGGGCTTGCTCGACCTGCACTGGTCCTTCGCCGCCCCGGTCAGGATCGGCGATACGGTTCATGCGGTGGTCAAGGCAGTGGACAAGAAGCCTTCCCGAAAACCCGATCGCGGCGTGGTGACGCTCCAACTCGACGTCTTCAATCAGCGTGGCGAGCAGGTCCAGACCGGCCATCTCAAGCTCCTGATGAAGCGCCGGCCGGAGCAGGACTGATGCTGGAGCGCCGTGCGACCTATGCCGAAACCGCCGAGCATTTCGCCTGGCGGATCCCCGAGCACTTCAACATCGGCACCGCTTGCTGCGACCGCCATGCCGACGGCAGCGGCAGGCTGGCGCTGATCTACGACGACCCTGACACAGGAGTCGCCACGACCAGCTTCGATGCGCTGAAACGCAGCTCGAACCGCATCGCTACCATGCTGCACGGCCACGGCATCGCCGCGGGCGAGCGCGTCGGCATCCTGCTGCCGCAGCGGCCCGAGACGGCCATGGCCCATATGGCGATCTACAAGATGGGGGCCATCGCTTTGCCCCTGTTCACGCAGTTCGGACCCGACGCGCTCGAACATCGGCTCCAGCACAGCGGCGCCAGCGCGCTGATTACCGACATGGAGAACATCGGCAAGGTCGAGGCGATCCGCGACACTTTGCCCGATCTCAAATGCATCTTCGTCATCGGCGGAGCCGGCCACCTCGATCTGCATAACGAGATGGCGAAAGCCTCGGACGACTTCACGCCGGCCGACACGCGGGCCGAAGACCCGGCCCTGATCATCTACACCTCCGGCACCACCGGGAAGCCGAAGGGCGCGCTCCATGCCCATCGCGTGCTGCTCGGCCACCTGCCCGGCGTGCAACTGCCGCAGGAGTTCTTCCCTCAGACGGATGACCTGTTCTGGACCCCGGCCGACTGGGCCTGGGCCGGCGGCCTGCTCGACGTGCTGCTGCCGAGCCTCTATTTCGGCGTGCCCGTTTTGGCCGCGCGCGCCCGCAAATTCGATCCGGAGGCCGCCTTCGACCTGATGGCCCGCCACAGGGTCCGCAACGCCTTCCTGCCGCCGACGGCGCTGAAGCTGATGCGGCAGGTCCAGAACCCCCGGCGCTTCGGCTACGCCATGCGCTCGATCGGCACCGGCGGCGAGACGCTCGGCGCCGATATGCTGGCCTGGAGCCGCGACACCTTCGGCTTCGAGGTCAACGAGTTTTACGGCCAGACCGAGGCGAACCTGATCGTCTCGAACTGCGCGAGCCTCTTCCCCGTGGTGCCCGGCTCGATGGGCCGCGCCGTGCCGGGCCATCGCGTCGCAGTGATCTCGCCCGACGGCAAGGAATTGCCGCCGGGCGAGCAGGGCCTGATCGCGGTCGCAAGGCCCGATCCCGTCATGATGCTGGAATACTGGCGCCAGCCGGAGGCGACCGCGGCGAAATTCGTCGGGGACTGGCTCGTCACCGGCGACACCGGCGCGCGCGACGAAGACGGCTATTTCTGGTTCCAGGGTCGCGACGACGACATCATCTCGTCGGGCTCCTATCGCATCGGGCCGGGCGACATCGAGGACTGCATCATCCGCCACCCCGCCGTGCTGATGGTCGCGGTCGTCGGCAGCCCCGACCCGGTTCGAACGGAGGTGGTCAAGGCCTTCGTGCTGCCCAAGCCCGGCAGCGAGCCTTCGGAAGCGCTGGCAGCCGAAATCCAGGCCTTCGTGAAGGAGCGGCTGGCCGCCTACCAGTATCCTCGCGAGATCGAATTCGTCACCGAACTGCCGATGACCGCGACGGGCAAGATCAGGCGCAAGGATCTGCGCGATCTGGAGGTGGCGAGGAAGCGACAGTCTTGATCAGACTCAACGCGGGTCATTCCGGACAAGCCGCGACAGCGGCGCCGATCCGGAATCCATCGTAAGGCACCCTCGGTTCTCTAGGATGGATTCCGGGTCTCCGCTTCGCTGCGCCCGGAATGACGGCCGTCTGGATCGGCACAGTCGCGTGCTACCCCGCTTCCAGCACCAGCTCGAACGTCATCAGCACCGGATTGTCGCCGCGCTGCAGCCGGCCCTGCGCCATCGCGCCGGTATAATCGACCAGCGCCACGTCGATCTCCGACTTAGCCTCCCCTACCTCGATCACGACATGGCCGGCCTCAATCGCGACCTCCGTGGCGAAATTCTCCACCACCCTGCCATCGTCAAAGCGCGCACCGATCGTACTGCCGACGCCGCCATGGATCGTGGCGCGCACCACGCCGCGCTCGCGGCAGAACTGCTCCAGCGCCGTGGCGAGATCGATGTTCGGCAGCACCCGCACGGCGAAGAACCGCCCCTCCCGCGTCGCGCCCAGAAGCTCGGCCCGGACCGGCCCGAACAGCTTGAAATTGGTCTCGGGGTCGGGGTTCGCGGCAAAACCCGCCCCGTCGAGCCCGACCGCGGGCAGCGTGATCGCCTCCGCCACCGTCGTCTCGTCGGGCAGGATATGCCCGCCGCTGCGCTTGCCAGAGGCCTCCGTCCAGAGCGCATGGCAATGGAAGAACGGCGCGCCGTCGCGCACGCCGAAGGTCATCGTGCCGGTCTCGACGCGCGCGATGCCGGCAGGACGGAAGATGTCGCTGTAGAAGGCCGCATGCTCGGGCGTTTTCGACAGCGCCGGCATGACATAGGCGAAGGGCGAGAGCGCCAGCCCCTCGACCCGTACCACGCCGCTGGTGAAGCCGGCCGCCGCAAAACTCCGCCGGACCGATTCCAGCAGCGTCAGCCCCGGCTGCAGCTGCATATCGAAGCGCAGGCCATGGCTCTCGACCCACTGGATGCGCTCGGGCCCGGCGGGTCCAGGTTGCGCGATCCGCCTCACGATTTGGGGCTCCGCAGCCATTCCAGCTCTCCGCGCGCCTCCAGCTCGTCTTTCACCAGGCGCTTGGGCACCTTGCCATAGCCGGATTTCGGCAGCGCCTCCCAGAAGAAGAAGCGCTTGGGCATCTTGTAGCGCGCGATCTTCGCCGACAGGAATTCGGCGATCTCGGCCTCACTCGCGGTGGCGCCCGCACGCGGCACGCAGACCGCGACGCCGATCTCGCCCCAGACCGGATCGGGCAGGCCGAGCACCGCGACCTCTGCGATGGCGGGATGGGTCAGAATCTTCTCCTCGATCTCGCGCGGATAGATGTTCGAGCCGCCGGAGATGTACATGTCCGACGCCCGGCCGGTGATGTAGACGAAGCCCTGCTCGTCCATGTGGCCGAGATCGCCGGTGCGGAACCAGCCATTGCGGAAGGACTTCGCATTGGCCTCGGGGTTGTCGTAATAGCCGGCGAAGACGGCGACACCGATGACGCAGATCTCGCCCTGCACCCCGGGCGCGACCACGGTGCCGTCATCATCCTGGATCTGCACCTCCATGCCGGTGCGCTCGTAGCCGCAGGTGCCGATGCGGGCATCAGGGCCGTCCTCCGGCTCGTGCAGCGCTGGCGGCAGCACGGTGATGTTGCCGGTCACCTCGCCCAGTCCGAAATACTGCACGATGACCTTGCCGAGCTTTGCGAGCGCCGCCTTCTGGTCCTCGCGATACATCGGCGCGCCGGCATAGATGATGTAGCGCAGGCTCGAATGGTCGTGCGCATCGACGGCAGGATGCTCGACCAGCATCTTCAGGATCGTCGGCACGGTGAAGATGTTGCTGATCCGGTATTTCGCGATCAGGCGGTAGGCCTCGTCGATGTCGAAGCGCTCGGTCGGCAGCAGGATCGAGGGCGCGCCGCGCGCCGCGATCACCAGCTGGTGCACGCCCGCTCCATGCGACAGCGGCGCGACCACAAGCGAGGCGTCGGCCTCGGTCGCGCCGGGCACCAGATCAGCGAGATGGTTCGTCACCACGAAGCCCATCTGGCCATGCGTCAGCACGGCGGCCTTGGAACGCCCGGTCGTGCCGGAGGTGAAGAAGAACCAGCACGGATCGTCATGCCCGACCGCGGCGTTGGCGACGCTCTCGCCGGCATGGCGCGCGATCACGGCATCGGCATCGTCCTCGCCGAAATCCCCGTCGCCGATCCGCCAGATGAAGTCGGGCGCCGGGCTCGATGCGGCGACGGCCGCGGCATGTGCCGGGAAATCGCCGTGGCAGATGAACGCCCTGGCCCCCGAGGACGTGGCGAGATAGCCGACCTCGTCGGGCAGCAGCCGAAAATTCGTCGGCACCCACACTGCCCCCAGCCGGAAGGCGGCGAACATCGAGACGAACATGGTGTCGCAGTTCTTGGAGTGGATGAGAATCCGGTCGCCCTTGCCGATCCCGCGCAACGCGAGGCCGGCGGCCAAGGCGGAGACGCGTGCATCGATCTCGCGCCAGCTCAGCACCCGCTCGCCCCAGATAAACCCCGGCTTGTCGCCATGCCGGCGCGAATTCTGGCTGGCGATATGGGCGAGGTTCATCACCCGCTTCGACATCGGCGCGAGCCCGCCCTTGGGTACGCTGGATGGGGATGCTGTCACGTCAGGCACTCCTGGTTTCGGCATTCGCGCGCAGCGGCGGCAAGGACCGCTCGCCGGGCACGCGCTTGGATCCGAACATCTGCGCCAGCAGCCGCTCCATCCGCGCCACCTCCTTGGCGAGATGAGCGGCAAGCTCGCTCTGCCGGTCCGGCAGCATGCGGCTGTCGATCGCCGCCAGGCTGAAAGCACCGGCGACGTGTCCGTCGGGATAGCGGAAAGCAGCACCGATCCCCCAGGAACTGGCGACGAGCCGGCCGGGGTTGAGCGAGAAGCCCTGCGCGCGGGTCAGCGCGATATCGGCCTTCAGCTGCGGCGGCGGGAAACCGGGATAACGGGCTAGCAACGTCGGCTCGTTGGCGGTCATGACGCGGTCCA includes these proteins:
- a CDS encoding NAD(P) transhydrogenase subunit alpha, which encodes MANPTPELAVEQARSAAALARQAAELAEKYAEQAAHAAGAATGVDPTVFRLAIFVLAVFVGYYVVWSVTPALHTPLMSVTNAISSVIVVGALLAVGVQAAPALGDGPIWAKIFGFVALVLASVNIFGGFLVTERMLSMYKKKG
- a CDS encoding Re/Si-specific NAD(P)(+) transhydrogenase subunit alpha — its product is MRIAVPAETQGAETRVAATPETVRKFIGLGAEVVVETGAGVASGINDADYEAAGATIAKSATEALAGAAIVLKVRRPGESEIAGLPAGALVFGIMDPYGSEPAVAALAKANVAAFAMEFMPRITRAQVMDVLSSQANLAGYRAVIDGAAEYGRALPMMMTAAGTVPAARIFIMGVGVAGLQAIATARRNGAIVTATDVRPATKEQVESLGAKFLAVEDDEFKQAQTSGGYAKEMSKEYQAKQAELTASHIAKQDIVITTALIPGRPAPKLISAAMVESMKAGSVIVDLAVERGGNCELAKPGEVFVTPNGVKIVGHLNVPGRLPATSSQLYAKNLFAFVETLIDKAEKKLAVNWDDELVKATALTKDGAVVHPNFVPKPAPVESAPAVEGSV
- a CDS encoding aa3-type cytochrome c oxidase subunit IV; amino-acid sequence: MADHGHHAGDIPQMDYAEHERTYQGFIHFAEVGTVACLAIVAVLAVGGTKHAWGVALIGTLLTLITAGVGLASKSIGWKAPAVPFVLMMLALVLL
- a CDS encoding ABC1 kinase family protein, with amino-acid sequence MSDHDAEANRFSARAARYARVGANVGGVAARIAGARLFGIEGRNASNAEALAKALGGLKGPIMKVAQLVATIPDVVPPEYAEELQKLQSQAPPMGAAFVKRRMMAELGANWRERFGEFDLKPAAAASLGQVHRATTTEGVALACKLQYPDMESAVEADISQLEILFALHRRMDPVIDTSEIAKEIGARVREELDYVREAKHVALYQDILRDTPEVRVPALEASLSTRRLLTMHWLEGDRILDHKQDAQETRDRISTAMFKAWWRPFSHHGVIHGDPHLGNYTVFSEDGAPQGINLLDYGCIRIFPPSFVGGVVDLYRGILEGDEARVVHAYETWGFKGLTRELVDTLNIWAKFIYGPLLEDRVRRIAEGVSPAEYGRRQAFEVHQALKKRGPVKVPREFVFMDRAAIGLGGVFLHLDAELNFHRLFETEIEHFETAAVASRQQALLEKNGLSRPE
- a CDS encoding type II toxin-antitoxin system death-on-curing family toxin, which encodes MSEPTWLLTKAVIDIHTEQLAQFGGPDGVRDIGLLESALARPINRHAYGETDLAALAASYAFGIARNHPFIDGNKRVALLAMVTFLGLNGVALAVTNEAIAAAILALAAGEVDEDGLTRWIRDNWPKD
- a CDS encoding AbrB/MazE/SpoVT family DNA-binding domain-containing protein: MSETVASPEGEPVSDVVQLRKIGNSVGFILPKELLARLDLTEGDRFTVVRQPDREVKLVPHEDLHARTMAIAREAMKQYAGALRELAK
- a CDS encoding MaoC/PaaZ C-terminal domain-containing protein, with product MGLYFEDFDPEQSIVTRGRTVGEGDITLFSGLSGDFNPLHVDAEYCAGTQFGERIAHGPLTLAMAIGLISQQNLIDATTMGLLDLHWSFAAPVRIGDTVHAVVKAVDKKPSRKPDRGVVTLQLDVFNQRGEQVQTGHLKLLMKRRPEQD
- a CDS encoding acyl-CoA synthetase gives rise to the protein MLERRATYAETAEHFAWRIPEHFNIGTACCDRHADGSGRLALIYDDPDTGVATTSFDALKRSSNRIATMLHGHGIAAGERVGILLPQRPETAMAHMAIYKMGAIALPLFTQFGPDALEHRLQHSGASALITDMENIGKVEAIRDTLPDLKCIFVIGGAGHLDLHNEMAKASDDFTPADTRAEDPALIIYTSGTTGKPKGALHAHRVLLGHLPGVQLPQEFFPQTDDLFWTPADWAWAGGLLDVLLPSLYFGVPVLAARARKFDPEAAFDLMARHRVRNAFLPPTALKLMRQVQNPRRFGYAMRSIGTGGETLGADMLAWSRDTFGFEVNEFYGQTEANLIVSNCASLFPVVPGSMGRAVPGHRVAVISPDGKELPPGEQGLIAVARPDPVMMLEYWRQPEATAAKFVGDWLVTGDTGARDEDGYFWFQGRDDDIISSGSYRIGPGDIEDCIIRHPAVLMVAVVGSPDPVRTEVVKAFVLPKPGSEPSEALAAEIQAFVKERLAAYQYPREIEFVTELPMTATGKIRRKDLRDLEVARKRQS
- a CDS encoding PCC domain-containing protein — encoded protein: MRRIAQPGPAGPERIQWVESHGLRFDMQLQPGLTLLESVRRSFAAAGFTSGVVRVEGLALSPFAYVMPALSKTPEHAAFYSDIFRPAGIARVETGTMTFGVRDGAPFFHCHALWTEASGKRSGGHILPDETTVAEAITLPAVGLDGAGFAANPDPETNFKLFGPVRAELLGATREGRFFAVRVLPNIDLATALEQFCRERGVVRATIHGGVGSTIGARFDDGRVVENFATEVAIEAGHVVIEVGEAKSEIDVALVDYTGAMAQGRLQRGDNPVLMTFELVLEAG
- a CDS encoding acyl-CoA synthetase produces the protein MSKRVMNLAHIASQNSRRHGDKPGFIWGERVLSWREIDARVSALAAGLALRGIGKGDRILIHSKNCDTMFVSMFAAFRLGAVWVPTNFRLLPDEVGYLATSSGARAFICHGDFPAHAAAVAASSPAPDFIWRIGDGDFGEDDADAVIARHAGESVANAAVGHDDPCWFFFTSGTTGRSKAAVLTHGQMGFVVTNHLADLVPGATEADASLVVAPLSHGAGVHQLVIAARGAPSILLPTERFDIDEAYRLIAKYRISNIFTVPTILKMLVEHPAVDAHDHSSLRYIIYAGAPMYREDQKAALAKLGKVIVQYFGLGEVTGNITVLPPALHEPEDGPDARIGTCGYERTGMEVQIQDDDGTVVAPGVQGEICVIGVAVFAGYYDNPEANAKSFRNGWFRTGDLGHMDEQGFVYITGRASDMYISGGSNIYPREIEEKILTHPAIAEVAVLGLPDPVWGEIGVAVCVPRAGATASEAEIAEFLSAKIARYKMPKRFFFWEALPKSGYGKVPKRLVKDELEARGELEWLRSPKS